A window of Sutcliffiella cohnii contains these coding sequences:
- a CDS encoding AAA family ATPase, with amino-acid sequence MKPLQLTIAGLHSFREKQTIDFEALCEGGVFGIFGPTGSGKSSILDAMTLALYGKVERASNNTQGIMNHAENVLEVSFLFELENGSGAKRYKVERTFKRTDEVRVKSGISRLVEYNGTEQVVLADKASDVNQLVLSILGLTIDDFTRAVVLPQGKFAEFLSLKGADRRQMLQRLFHLEKYGDELNRKIKNELQDKTITLGEITAEQQGLGEASKEAVLEAEKAYKEISATVEKAEQQLSQLEQNFEEQKKKWAWQQEKEKLAGKIRILIEQEAEIAYLESNVKKAEEAKFLQPILEDLKQVRDNLRQWEKERDNVHKQLQIVKKELDESSEAYEKIREDKRILHPQLLAKKEQLVRATQLEQRIEEWAKILDEMTIDLERKEKVLIQQQNEINKLTDTYNRAVVKQKQLKEEQQKVLIPMEKVEEVEMAYEQKQLILQKENAWKEAQTDEQEIFNKLQSFQLQNRKSEKQVDVLKDKLVQLFRKVEKYYHSSSSIEIYLDWLQDETNRRYKIGKQKVEKENLKRLAHDISRELKAGEPCLVCGSTTHEGGIVHLHEEQVENEDVANLEAMLTKIQKEKQLNATIKVKYEQLAYELHDVLKEVEVESTSFPQMEIDHKEPVSNEELHTIFQNQIIQHKGLRQDFIQLQQLKEDYISNWRSTITQQEKYVDAIKMYEEQWGKWSKRLQVLKEEIETATTEWNKKFSTYGFEQIEKIFSDIRNKQKQAQEFNNRIEKSIEFIDQKEKELQLMKEVYVQAEKEMLQADSTKKEKHSQKEQLEKELFEIVGMESASTLMNKNERQINELLQKEEESYTRWQKSQVQFHEMNNKEKQAEQMIVETSSRLQTLETKWNEQLEQSIFTKADEVEASIPFITKKDAWKQKVDEYWDNRKILEKQLKELVELIGETELREEEWISLNERLAEQKKEVRAQMEAKSAAYHSLASLQERHQRYEELEKTKAIITAEKDKLQKLQSVFKGNSFVEYLAEEQLMQISVAASERLGALTHQRYALELDSQGGFVIRDDANGGVRRPVSTLSGGETFLTSLALALSLSAQIQLRGEYPLQFFFLDEGFGTLDAELLGGVVTSLEKLQSDHLAVGVISHVAELRARLPRRLVVTRAEPSGKGSTVKLETL; translated from the coding sequence ATGAAACCTCTACAACTAACCATTGCTGGACTCCATAGTTTTAGAGAAAAGCAAACTATTGATTTTGAAGCTTTATGTGAAGGTGGAGTATTCGGTATTTTTGGTCCAACCGGTAGCGGAAAATCCTCTATATTGGATGCAATGACGTTAGCACTTTATGGAAAAGTAGAACGTGCATCAAACAATACTCAAGGGATTATGAACCATGCGGAAAATGTTTTAGAAGTTTCTTTTTTATTTGAGCTTGAAAATGGATCTGGTGCAAAACGATATAAAGTGGAACGGACTTTCAAACGTACAGATGAAGTTCGGGTCAAATCTGGTATTTCTAGATTAGTAGAATACAATGGGACAGAACAAGTAGTACTTGCTGATAAAGCGAGTGATGTAAACCAGTTAGTACTTTCTATTTTAGGATTAACGATAGATGATTTTACGAGAGCAGTTGTATTACCGCAAGGAAAGTTTGCTGAATTTTTATCCCTAAAAGGTGCAGACCGAAGACAAATGCTACAACGGTTATTTCACTTAGAAAAGTACGGGGATGAATTAAATAGAAAAATAAAAAATGAATTACAAGACAAAACGATTACCCTAGGTGAAATTACTGCCGAACAACAAGGTTTAGGTGAAGCATCAAAAGAAGCGGTATTAGAGGCAGAAAAAGCGTATAAAGAAATTTCTGCTACAGTAGAAAAGGCAGAGCAACAATTATCGCAACTAGAACAAAATTTTGAAGAACAAAAGAAAAAGTGGGCTTGGCAACAAGAAAAAGAGAAACTGGCCGGAAAAATTCGGATATTAATAGAACAAGAAGCGGAAATTGCTTACTTGGAATCTAACGTAAAAAAAGCAGAAGAAGCAAAGTTTTTACAGCCTATTTTAGAAGATTTAAAACAAGTAAGGGATAATCTACGCCAGTGGGAAAAAGAGCGAGACAATGTCCATAAACAGTTACAAATTGTTAAAAAAGAATTGGATGAATCTTCTGAAGCGTACGAAAAAATACGAGAAGATAAAAGAATATTACACCCACAACTACTTGCAAAAAAAGAACAATTAGTACGTGCTACCCAATTAGAACAAAGAATAGAAGAATGGGCTAAAATACTAGACGAAATGACAATTGATCTAGAGCGTAAAGAAAAGGTGTTAATTCAACAGCAAAATGAAATAAACAAACTAACCGACACATACAATCGTGCAGTTGTGAAACAAAAACAATTAAAAGAAGAACAGCAAAAAGTTTTGATTCCGATGGAAAAAGTAGAAGAAGTGGAAATGGCCTATGAGCAAAAGCAGCTTATTCTTCAAAAAGAAAATGCGTGGAAAGAAGCTCAAACGGACGAACAAGAAATATTTAATAAGTTACAATCTTTTCAGTTACAAAATAGGAAATCAGAAAAACAAGTAGATGTCTTAAAAGATAAGTTAGTCCAACTTTTTCGTAAAGTGGAAAAGTATTATCATAGTAGCTCTAGTATAGAAATTTATTTAGATTGGCTACAAGATGAAACAAATAGACGTTATAAAATAGGGAAGCAAAAAGTTGAAAAAGAAAATCTAAAAAGACTTGCCCATGACATTTCGCGAGAGTTAAAAGCAGGAGAACCGTGTTTAGTTTGTGGATCTACAACTCATGAAGGTGGCATTGTTCATTTGCATGAGGAACAAGTCGAAAATGAAGATGTCGCTAATTTAGAAGCAATGTTAACCAAAATTCAAAAAGAAAAACAGTTAAATGCTACGATAAAAGTTAAGTATGAGCAACTAGCGTATGAACTACATGACGTATTGAAAGAGGTAGAAGTAGAGTCGACTTCGTTCCCCCAGATGGAAATTGATCATAAAGAGCCAGTAAGTAATGAAGAATTACACACTATTTTTCAAAATCAAATTATTCAACATAAAGGGCTAAGACAAGACTTTATCCAATTACAACAATTAAAAGAGGATTATATAAGCAATTGGAGAAGTACGATTACTCAACAAGAAAAATATGTTGATGCTATTAAAATGTATGAAGAGCAGTGGGGTAAATGGAGTAAACGACTTCAAGTATTAAAAGAAGAAATTGAAACTGCAACAACTGAGTGGAACAAGAAGTTTTCTACTTATGGATTTGAACAAATCGAAAAAATCTTTTCTGATATTCGAAATAAACAAAAACAAGCTCAGGAGTTTAATAATCGAATTGAAAAAAGTATAGAATTTATTGATCAAAAAGAAAAAGAGCTTCAACTTATGAAAGAGGTATACGTACAAGCTGAAAAAGAGATGTTACAGGCTGATTCTACAAAGAAAGAAAAGCATTCTCAAAAAGAACAACTAGAAAAAGAGTTGTTTGAAATAGTTGGAATGGAGTCAGCTTCCACTTTAATGAATAAAAACGAAAGACAAATAAACGAATTGTTACAAAAAGAAGAAGAAAGTTATACTCGTTGGCAAAAGTCGCAAGTACAATTCCATGAAATGAACAATAAAGAGAAGCAAGCGGAGCAAATGATTGTCGAGACCTCTAGTAGACTTCAAACTTTAGAGACGAAATGGAACGAGCAATTGGAACAATCCATATTTACAAAAGCTGACGAAGTAGAAGCATCCATCCCATTTATAACGAAAAAAGATGCATGGAAACAAAAAGTAGATGAATATTGGGATAATCGTAAAATTTTAGAGAAACAATTAAAAGAGCTTGTTGAATTAATTGGTGAAACCGAATTACGTGAAGAAGAGTGGATCAGTTTAAATGAAAGGTTAGCAGAGCAGAAGAAAGAAGTCCGAGCGCAGATGGAAGCGAAAAGTGCTGCCTACCATTCATTAGCATCATTACAAGAGAGACATCAACGATACGAAGAACTTGAAAAAACAAAAGCGATCATTACAGCAGAGAAAGACAAGCTACAAAAATTACAGTCTGTTTTTAAAGGAAATAGCTTTGTTGAATATTTAGCAGAAGAGCAACTGATGCAAATTAGTGTGGCTGCATCAGAACGTTTAGGAGCATTAACACATCAACGTTATGCATTAGAATTAGATTCTCAAGGTGGATTTGTAATTCGTGATGATGCGAATGGTGGAGTAAGAAGACCTGTTTCAACTCTTTCGGGTGGGGAAACGTTTTTAACTTCTTTAGCACTAGCTCTATCATTATCTGCACAAATTCAGCTTCGAGGCGAATATCCGTTGCAATTTTTCTTTTTAGACGAAGGGTTTGGCACACTAGATGCGGAACTGTTAGGCGGAGTAGTAACCTCGTTGGAAAAACTACAATCCGATCATTTAGCGGTTGGAGTTATAAGTCATGTTGCCGAGTTACGAGCAAGATTACCAAGAAGATTAGTCGTTACCCGTGCAGAACCATCCGGAAAAGGATCAACGGTGAAATTAGAGACTTTATAA
- a CDS encoding HNH endonuclease, translating to MARKKKEVGVCELCEREKVEITVHHLTPKEMGGTFMPNATLCIPCHKQIHALYTNEHLATELNTISQLKKERKMAAFINWIRKQPATRIPVIKKSNERKKRKK from the coding sequence ATGGCAAGGAAGAAAAAGGAAGTAGGAGTATGCGAGTTATGTGAAAGAGAAAAGGTAGAAATAACCGTTCATCATTTAACACCGAAAGAAATGGGCGGGACGTTCATGCCAAATGCTACTCTTTGTATTCCTTGTCATAAACAAATTCATGCGTTATATACAAATGAACATTTAGCTACAGAGTTAAATACGATTAGTCAATTAAAAAAAGAACGAAAAATGGCTGCCTTTATAAACTGGATACGAAAGCAGCCAGCTACAAGAATACCGGTTATAAAAAAATCAAATGAAAGAAAAAAACGTAAAAAATAA
- a CDS encoding spore germination protein — protein MPAIVGPVAINSISGGVVTFGDSFYVSPKGTSKTSAGSGSFNTGNVIITNNGLSATNTIDPDINDQNIAANN, from the coding sequence ATGCCAGCAATAGTAGGTCCTGTCGCCATTAACAGTATAAGTGGTGGTGTCGTCACCTTTGGCGATTCCTTTTACGTTTCTCCTAAAGGTACCAGTAAAACATCTGCAGGTTCCGGTTCATTTAATACTGGTAACGTTATTATTACAAATAACGGCCTAAGCGCAACGAACACAATTGATCCAGATATTAATGATCAGAACATCGCTGCAAATAATTAG
- a CDS encoding spore germination protein translates to MPAIVGPVQINSVGGGSLKFGDAFYISPKAAGKTHGGSGAFNTGNFINANNGLSATNTIDPDVNDQQIVANE, encoded by the coding sequence ATGCCTGCAATAGTAGGGCCAGTTCAAATTAATAGTGTTGGTGGAGGTTCATTAAAGTTTGGTGACGCTTTTTATATAAGTCCAAAAGCAGCTGGAAAAACGCATGGAGGTTCCGGCGCATTTAATACTGGAAACTTTATTAATGCAAATAACGGATTAAGCGCAACGAATACAATTGATCCTGATGTAAACGACCAACAAATTGTTGCGAATGAATAA
- a CDS encoding spore germination protein GerPE, whose translation MRISKVDDINIHALSFSSHLTIGDSAYINAKARALAVKREYPLFYGNEGNFLAFSLFTKPIPQPVITENVRMTVENPNSDIVVNTVNIKGISSSSVFQVGANKQIQADSRIKHIRQLLSSGEQ comes from the coding sequence ATGAGGATTTCAAAGGTAGACGATATTAATATTCATGCACTTTCTTTTAGTTCCCACTTAACAATTGGTGATTCCGCGTATATAAACGCAAAAGCACGTGCACTAGCTGTGAAACGTGAATATCCATTATTTTATGGTAACGAAGGAAATTTTCTTGCTTTTAGTCTTTTTACTAAACCGATCCCACAGCCAGTAATTACAGAAAATGTTCGGATGACAGTTGAAAACCCAAACAGTGATATTGTCGTTAATACGGTAAATATAAAAGGGATATCATCGTCATCGGTATTTCAAGTGGGAGCTAATAAACAAATTCAAGCTGATTCACGAATAAAACATATACGTCAATTGTTAAGTAGTGGAGAACAATAA
- a CDS encoding spore gernimation protein GerPD, whose protein sequence is MNFHVVNHGIQVQHVDLIGVSSSSVFLIGDTHNICLSSIFDTPPESLIIGPFVPLTVE, encoded by the coding sequence ATGAATTTCCACGTCGTAAATCATGGGATTCAAGTACAACACGTAGATTTAATTGGTGTTTCTTCCTCTTCCGTTTTTTTAATTGGAGATACACATAATATTTGTTTATCCTCGATCTTCGACACTCCTCCAGAATCATTAATTATCGGTCCATTTGTCCCGTTAACTGTTGAATAG
- the gerPC gene encoding spore germination protein GerPC: MFPFQQYVNDSQQKIRTLQEIVTKQNKQITALEDLLKTMQKEIIQLKEKPTMNIERIEYKFDQLKVETLEGTLNIGLTPGSAGAIEDFIVTQDNLQVPTQQRNEQVALQIEKELKDYLTKNGTERIKNAANHVGRSLEEHYYDFMIQDIAKQLPKKINLYLNELTPEAIKQNYSNDQIKNAAVDQIKKDMDVAFTTFIKNLPTNKGDASS, translated from the coding sequence ATGTTTCCATTCCAACAATATGTGAACGATTCTCAGCAAAAAATAAGAACGTTACAAGAAATTGTGACAAAACAAAATAAGCAAATTACCGCATTAGAAGATTTATTAAAAACAATGCAAAAAGAGATCATCCAATTAAAAGAAAAACCAACAATGAATATTGAACGAATTGAATATAAATTTGATCAGTTAAAAGTAGAAACCCTTGAAGGGACTTTAAATATCGGGCTAACTCCAGGATCTGCTGGCGCTATTGAAGATTTTATCGTAACGCAAGACAATTTACAGGTGCCAACACAACAGCGAAACGAACAAGTAGCTTTACAAATTGAGAAAGAATTAAAAGACTATTTAACGAAAAACGGTACCGAAAGAATCAAAAACGCCGCCAATCATGTCGGTCGTTCATTAGAAGAACATTACTATGACTTTATGATTCAAGATATTGCGAAACAATTACCGAAAAAGATAAACCTCTATTTAAACGAACTGACTCCTGAAGCAATTAAGCAGAACTATAGTAATGATCAAATAAAAAATGCTGCAGTTGACCAAATCAAAAAAGATATGGACGTAGCATTTACAACATTTATTAAAAATTTACCAACTAATAAAGGAGATGCTTCATCATGA
- a CDS encoding spore germination protein GerPB: MATNFFIHQNINIHQIRIGGVSNSSIFQIGSAGVIKSLSNLYNTGGYTEPAPEASPIVGDEITQGGPFVPLVPPTI; this comes from the coding sequence ATGGCTACAAATTTTTTTATTCATCAAAATATAAACATTCATCAAATTAGAATTGGTGGTGTATCTAATTCGTCTATTTTCCAAATCGGAAGCGCTGGGGTTATTAAATCCTTATCTAACCTTTACAATACTGGCGGATATACAGAACCCGCTCCAGAAGCTAGCCCAATCGTTGGAGATGAAATTACGCAGGGTGGACCGTTTGTTCCTTTAGTTCCTCCAACAATTTAA
- a CDS encoding spore germination protein → MPAIVGAVNVNSIGNSGIFHIGDVFQMSPVSSAKTFAGAGSFNTGDRITISNTNSQTNTYDQDVNDQPVALNL, encoded by the coding sequence ATGCCAGCAATTGTCGGGGCTGTTAACGTTAACAGTATTGGTAACTCCGGTATTTTTCATATTGGGGATGTATTTCAAATGTCGCCTGTAAGCTCCGCGAAAACATTTGCTGGAGCGGGTAGTTTTAACACAGGAGATCGTATAACGATAAGCAATACGAATAGTCAAACAAACACATATGATCAAGATGTTAATGATCAACCAGTCGCATTAAACCTTTAA
- a CDS encoding DUF418 domain-containing protein, whose product MKAQPIQERERIVVLDIIRGLAIFGILLVNMPTFFAPFLYIEPRKYWTSTIDLWSYNFVDIVAQASFYTLFSFLFGYGFVIFTKRLEEKQLSVPKYFSRRLVVLLLIGIFHAFLIWHGDILITYAIIGFLLLLLRNLSSKTMVWTGILLLVIPNALISLMLLVTVSLGLTDGVYEEFQIYATQSLEVYSNGTFLEVTMQRIADWSFANVNAFIFIIFSILPMFLFGAALAKAKWLEIMEEKAGAFKKLWAISVVGTLIFKLLPYYSSANEFTEYVQDIFGGPFHALFYFTSVVLLVRNKTWLKLLSPLRYVGRMSLSNYLFQSIVCTTIFYSYGFGLYGQITLITGLIACFILFVIQIFISKWWVNRFYYGPVEWLWRVGTYGRKQPFRR is encoded by the coding sequence GTGAAAGCTCAACCAATACAGGAAAGAGAAAGGATTGTCGTCCTAGATATAATTAGAGGACTAGCAATTTTTGGAATATTACTTGTGAATATGCCAACTTTTTTTGCACCTTTTCTTTATATCGAACCGAGAAAATATTGGACATCGACAATCGATTTATGGAGCTATAATTTTGTAGACATCGTCGCACAGGCAAGCTTTTATACGTTATTTTCGTTTTTATTTGGATATGGCTTTGTTATATTCACAAAAAGATTAGAGGAGAAGCAATTATCTGTGCCGAAATATTTTAGTAGAAGACTAGTTGTTCTTTTATTAATAGGTATTTTCCATGCGTTTCTCATTTGGCATGGTGATATTTTAATTACATATGCAATAATCGGATTTCTACTTCTTTTGTTAAGAAACCTTTCTAGTAAAACAATGGTATGGACTGGTATTCTTTTGTTAGTAATTCCAAATGCCTTAATATCTTTAATGCTATTAGTAACTGTTTCACTAGGGTTAACCGACGGGGTTTATGAAGAGTTTCAAATATATGCTACACAATCATTAGAGGTTTATAGCAATGGGACTTTTCTAGAAGTTACGATGCAACGAATAGCTGATTGGTCTTTTGCCAATGTAAATGCTTTTATATTTATTATATTTAGTATTTTACCAATGTTTTTATTTGGTGCAGCTTTAGCAAAAGCGAAATGGCTAGAGATCATGGAAGAAAAAGCTGGAGCCTTTAAGAAGCTTTGGGCTATTTCAGTTGTAGGAACCCTTATTTTTAAATTGCTACCATATTATTCATCAGCAAACGAATTTACCGAATATGTACAAGATATATTTGGTGGACCGTTTCATGCGTTATTTTATTTCACATCAGTAGTGCTGCTAGTTAGAAATAAAACATGGTTAAAACTATTATCACCTCTGAGATATGTTGGTAGAATGAGTTTGTCGAATTACTTATTCCAATCAATTGTTTGTACGACTATTTTTTATTCATATGGCTTTGGATTGTATGGACAAATTACATTAATAACTGGTTTAATAGCATGTTTCATTTTATTTGTTATTCAAATCTTCATTAGTAAATGGTGGGTAAATCGTTTTTATTATGGCCCAGTGGAATGGTTATGGAGAGTTGGAACTTACGGTAGAAAGCAACCGTTTAGGAGATAA
- a CDS encoding aspartyl-phosphate phosphatase Spo0E family protein — protein MIAYQIEAKRQEMITYAQQYGYCAKETVKCSQELDNLLNQQWKFHKKTTIHSKSITSTYRLA, from the coding sequence ATGATAGCTTATCAAATTGAAGCGAAACGCCAAGAGATGATTACTTATGCACAACAATATGGCTACTGCGCAAAAGAGACTGTTAAATGTAGTCAAGAATTGGACAATCTACTTAATCAACAATGGAAGTTTCATAAAAAAACGACCATACATTCAAAATCTATTACTAGCACATATCGTTTAGCTTAA
- a CDS encoding fumarylacetoacetate hydrolase family protein: protein MRFLTGVYENSTFVGVVPPFNTNVCINLNEADEKMNGQLTMPNDLHSCIQLGEQFIEKVKEIQNWVQISVENNKYVYPLSEVRILAPITRPTKNILCVGKNYREHAIEMGSVEDIPKHIMMFTKAPTTVIGHLDFIDRHSNVTEQLDYEGELAVIIGKKGKEIKEEEAYDYVFGYTILNDITARDLQSKHKQFFLGKSLDTSCPMGPVIVAKEAIPNPEQLSIETRVNGEVRQKSNTDQMIFTIPNIIATISKGMTLEPGDIIATGTPAGVGKGFKPPRFLQTGDVIEVKIEQIGSLVNEVK from the coding sequence ATGCGTTTTTTAACTGGGGTATATGAAAACAGTACGTTTGTAGGAGTTGTTCCGCCATTTAATACGAACGTATGTATTAATTTAAATGAGGCAGACGAAAAAATGAATGGGCAACTAACAATGCCAAATGACCTACATAGTTGTATACAATTAGGAGAACAGTTTATTGAAAAAGTAAAAGAGATTCAAAACTGGGTACAAATAAGTGTAGAGAATAATAAATATGTGTATCCACTTTCTGAAGTGAGAATACTTGCTCCGATAACTAGACCAACAAAAAATATTTTATGTGTCGGGAAAAATTATCGGGAACACGCAATTGAGATGGGAAGTGTGGAAGATATCCCGAAGCACATCATGATGTTTACGAAAGCACCTACAACTGTTATTGGACACCTAGATTTTATTGACCGTCATTCAAATGTAACCGAGCAGTTAGATTATGAAGGAGAACTTGCGGTCATTATTGGAAAAAAAGGCAAAGAAATAAAAGAGGAAGAGGCGTATGATTATGTGTTTGGTTATACGATTCTAAATGATATTACGGCACGTGATTTACAATCGAAGCATAAGCAGTTTTTCTTAGGGAAAAGTTTAGATACGAGCTGCCCAATGGGACCGGTAATTGTTGCGAAAGAGGCGATTCCAAACCCTGAACAACTTTCAATAGAAACAAGAGTAAATGGAGAAGTCCGCCAAAAGTCAAACACAGATCAAATGATTTTTACGATTCCTAATATTATTGCCACGATTTCAAAAGGAATGACATTAGAGCCTGGTGATATTATTGCAACAGGTACACCAGCAGGAGTAGGTAAAGGATTCAAACCACCACGATTTTTACAAACTGGTGACGTAATCGAGGTTAAAATAGAACAAATAGGTTCATTAGTAAACGAAGTGAAATAA
- a CDS encoding ornithine--oxo-acid transaminase: MSTKTEQIIDLTEQYGAKNYHPLPIVISKAEGVWVEDPEGNKYIDMLSAYSAVNQGHRHPKIIQALKNQADKITLTSRAFHNDQLGPWYEKVAKLTNKDMVLPMNTGAEAVETAVKAVRRWAYDVKGVQADAAEIIVCEENFHGRTMTAVSMSSSEEYKSGFGPMLPGIKVIPFGDLEALKAAITPNTAAFIFEPIQGEAGINIPYEGFLREAYDVCKENNVLYVADEIQAGLGRSGKLFACDWENVEPDMYILGKALGGGVFPISCVAANKDVLGVFNPGSHGSTFGGNPLACAVSIASLEVLEEENLVERSLKLGEYFQEKLREINNPIIKDIRGRGLFIGVELSEAARPYCEKLKEEGLLCKETHDTVIRFAPPLVISQEDLDWAINKVKEVLSV; this comes from the coding sequence TTGAGTACAAAAACAGAACAAATTATTGACCTAACAGAGCAGTACGGAGCTAAAAACTATCATCCACTTCCAATTGTCATTTCGAAAGCAGAGGGTGTTTGGGTAGAAGATCCAGAAGGTAATAAATATATTGACATGTTAAGTGCGTATTCCGCAGTTAACCAAGGGCATCGTCATCCAAAAATTATTCAAGCTTTAAAAAACCAAGCAGACAAAATTACGTTAACATCTCGTGCTTTCCATAACGACCAACTTGGTCCTTGGTATGAAAAAGTTGCGAAGTTAACGAACAAAGATATGGTATTACCGATGAATACAGGAGCGGAAGCGGTAGAAACTGCCGTGAAAGCCGTACGTCGATGGGCATATGATGTAAAAGGCGTTCAAGCAGATGCAGCAGAAATTATTGTTTGCGAAGAAAACTTCCATGGAAGAACGATGACGGCTGTTTCTATGTCTTCTAGTGAAGAGTACAAAAGCGGTTTTGGACCAATGCTACCAGGAATTAAAGTTATTCCATTTGGCGATTTAGAAGCATTAAAAGCTGCTATTACACCAAACACAGCTGCTTTCATTTTTGAACCAATTCAAGGCGAAGCTGGTATTAACATTCCGTACGAAGGGTTTTTACGTGAGGCATACGATGTTTGTAAGGAAAATAACGTTCTATATGTAGCGGATGAAATTCAAGCAGGGCTTGGCCGCTCCGGAAAGTTATTTGCTTGTGATTGGGAAAATGTAGAGCCTGATATGTATATTCTCGGTAAAGCATTAGGTGGAGGTGTATTTCCTATCTCATGTGTTGCTGCTAATAAAGATGTATTAGGGGTATTTAACCCTGGTTCACACGGTTCTACATTCGGAGGAAACCCGCTTGCATGTGCTGTTTCCATTGCATCATTAGAAGTGTTAGAAGAAGAAAACTTAGTAGAGCGCTCCTTAAAACTAGGTGAGTACTTCCAAGAAAAACTTCGTGAAATTAATAATCCGATCATTAAAGATATTCGTGGAAGAGGGCTTTTCATCGGAGTTGAACTATCAGAAGCTGCTCGTCCTTATTGTGAAAAGCTAAAAGAAGAAGGATTATTATGTAAAGAAACGCATGACACTGTTATTCGTTTTGCACCTCCATTAGTTATTTCTCAAGAAGATTTAGACTGGGCTATTAATAAAGTAAAAGAAGTTCTTTCCGTTTAA
- a CDS encoding YisL family protein, with amino-acid sequence MATNTHAHITTWVVAIILFVVALSLLKAGNAKATKIVQMVLRVFYILIIVTGWLLLHNTNYSGEHLLKSIVGIGVIGAMEVLLARKSKGKPTGAILGIFIVLLIVVLYLGFSLPLGIEWF; translated from the coding sequence ATGGCTACTAATACGCATGCGCATATTACCACTTGGGTTGTTGCTATTATACTTTTTGTTGTAGCATTATCTTTACTTAAAGCAGGTAATGCAAAAGCTACAAAAATAGTACAAATGGTATTACGAGTATTTTATATTTTAATTATTGTTACAGGTTGGTTATTACTACATAACACAAATTATAGTGGAGAGCATCTTTTAAAATCTATTGTTGGAATTGGTGTAATTGGTGCAATGGAAGTGTTACTCGCTCGAAAATCAAAAGGAAAACCAACAGGTGCTATTTTAGGAATCTTCATCGTACTACTAATAGTTGTACTATACCTAGGCTTTAGCTTACCACTAGGCATCGAATGGTTTTAA